The Osmerus eperlanus chromosome 20, fOsmEpe2.1, whole genome shotgun sequence DNA segment CTCCCCTCTACATACTAATAGCCTTGTACTCAATAGGTTTTTCTCCAGCCATAAACAGCACTGTGTCCACCTCCTCAGTAGAGATGCAAAGATGATAGATGTTGATGGTACAATTATAGTCTGTGCACTGATTACTGTGCATTAATTTATTTCACAACAGTAGGGATGTTTAAATCACATGAGCATTCTTAAATTAGAGGTTTTAATTAGAGGTGTTTCCGTAAACATTTTTAACACATTGGCAGAAATTACTGTACTTTTGATTCGTCGATTTaactggtatcagtactttactttttactttcactccttaatttttttacacacatatctgtactttctactgattacattttcaagccaggcatgttactttagttttaatttggtcgcatgatcaatattatttcttgtcattgcTTTTTTCCAGGCTATCACTCACAACAAAATGTAAACTAGTctacgaagctaccatggagcaaggcagaaggcaagaataatatttttattaaaaagtttgcatcattgatgagtacttaatgatgactctactgtactctactgtactctgcgcTGTTTAATCTACTccgttttaggcttctctgttctctctcccctctcatcccctctcctatcccctactttcactgtgtgaaaaaaaaagtaaaaaaatatattatttgttcaaatgtttttttaacagGTGCGGTGAAGGGGCAACAGGGGAAATGAGTTCTCCGGAACTGTTTGCAAACtcctagcctgggtgccagacGAACTTAGCCCTGCCCACAAAAAAatgtggtcgggaagttggaTCTGGGTTCGCtcagttggggaaaaactatgtccgaacaagagctgttcggaccaatcaaattgtcagggcgggctttatacgatgatggacagatgatcaacagtaacgtaatcaaccacgtcaccaaagagcgcttgggttgaattcgttttcaacaaacaacacgttgctctgattggttgtaggtctatccaattgagcgaagaggcattttttttccgggttcggttgaaacacgccccatactcacagcccaacggactgactagaattatgagtatgacaacatcAGGTTAGCAAACTCCAGCAATGTTTGTTTAATTTTCCTCACAGTGCAACTGTTGTTCATAGAAAACTAATGTACCATAATGTCTCTTTTTTGAGAGTGAGAACAGAAACACTTGGTGTAGCTGAGCCTTTACGGTTACAAAACCGAGATGTTTTAAATTGCAGTTAAATCTGTTACTCGCTGCATCCCTACTCTTCAGCAGCAGTGAGCCTCTACCTGTGAAGACGTCTAATCAAGAACCCACAGACACGCCAGAGCAGTGTGCAGGATAAATGCACTGACCTTCGTCATCAATGATGCATAATAAGTGAACAGAAACATCCTATCCCTTTTAGCCACCAGCaaatagcgagagagagaaggagtgactaagagggagggagggacagtgagaggaagagactgttgtttggtgtgtgtttgtgtctgtgtgaaagatGCAGAAAGCCttatagagaaaaagagatataaagagatgtggggagggaggatgggagggagcaGGCTCTTtaaagtgtgtatgtgctgaTTCCTGAGAGACCAGATTTATTCCTCCCGATCCCTTCCACTTCATTACGCTGTGAGCATCCATACATTATTCAGCTGCTCAGCCCTCTGCCCACAGGGACCAATACTGCCTTATACTCACACCTGAACCTGCGCTGTCGTTTACACAACCACCCTGGCTCCATTTTTCCATCCACACCCCCAAACCCCTGCTCACTATCTGGATGAAGCGCTGATCAAGTTCCTTTTATCTGAATCTTGTGACTTGTGGTGTCCAGGTCCACAGGAGGAAGCTAGTGGTGTCCAGGTCCACAGGAGGAAGCTAGTGGTGTCCAGGTCCACAGGAGGAAGCTAGTGGTGTCCAGGTCCACAGGGGGAAGCTAGTGGTGTCCAGGTCCACAGGAGGAAGCTAGTGGTGTCCAGGTCCACAGGGGGAAGCTAGTGGTGTCCAGGTCCACAGGAGGAAGCTAGTGGTGTCCAGGTCCACAGGAGGAAGCTAGTGGTGTCCAGGTCCACAGGGGGAAGCTAGTGGTGTCCAGGTCCACAGGAGGAAGCTAGTGGTGTCCAGGTCCACAGGGGGAAGCTAGTGGTGTCCAGGTCCACAGGGGGAAGCTAGTGGTGTCCAGGTCCACAGGGGGAAGCTAGTGGTGTCCAGGTCCACAGGGGGAAGCTAGTGGTGTCCAGGTCCACAGGAGGAAGCTAGTGGTGTCCAGGTCCACAGGGGGAAGCTAGTGGTGTCCAGGTCCACAGGGGGAAGCTAGTGGTGTCCAGGTCCACAGGGGGAAGCTAGTGGTGTCCAGGTCCACAGGGGGAAGCTAGTGGTGTCCAGGTCCACAGGAGGAAGCTAGTGGTGTCCAGGTCCACAGGGGGAAGCTAGTGGTGTCCAGGTCCACAGGAGGAAGCTAGTGGTGTCCAGGTCCACAGGAGGAAGCTAGTGGTGTCCAGGTCCACAGGGGGAAGCTAGTGGTGTCCAGGTCCACAGGGGGAAGCTAGTGGTGTCCAGGTCCACAGGGGGAAGCTAGTGGTGTCCAGGTCCACAGGGGGAAGCTAGTGGTGTCCAGGTCCACAGGAGGAAGCTAGTGGTGTCCAGGTCCACAGGGGGAAGCTAGTGGTGTCCAGGTCCACAGGGGGAAGCTAGTGGTGTCCAGGTCCACAGGAGGAAGCTAGTGGTGTCCAGGTCCACAGGGGGAAGCTAGTGGTGTCCAGGTCCACAGGGGGAAGCTAGTGGTGTCCAGGTCCACAGGGGGAAGCTAGTGGTGTCCAGGTCCACAGGGGGAAGCTTGCAGCGTTTGGTTTGTGGGTGTTTAGGTCCTTCTCATCTGCAGGCTATGGATGTGTCTATGCagggcctctctcctgtccctgtccctgtactGATGCagggcctctctcctgtccctgtgtctgtaCTGATGCAgggcctctctccctgtgtcggTATTGATGCAGGGCCTCTTTCCTTGTGTCTGTACTGATGCAGGGCCTCTCCCTTTGTCGGTACTGATGCAgggcctctctccctgtgtctgtacTGATGCAgggcctctctccctgtgttggTATTGATGCAgggcctctctccctgtgtctgtacTGATGCAgggcctctctccctgtgtcggTATTGATGCACGCTCTCTCCCATCCCTGTGACTTGATCAGCTGtttgagtgctgcagctgcacacacaccagcagtgtTCTAACGCCATCTCCTGGTGATGTGGAGGATCACATGAGCTGCTGTGGATGTCTTCTTGTTTCTATTTGGGCTCTGCCaactacatttattcatttatcacTGGcatcatcactggcactgcactccagtggatctcatcctacctgtcgggaagatcctaccaggtttcctggggaggcaaactgtcaggccctcgccagctctccactggtgtcccacagggctccgtccttggacccctcctcttctctctgtacaccacctcacttggaccaatcatcacctcccatggcttctcctaccactgctacgctgacgacacgcagctgtacctgtcgttccccccgaccgatccggggatctcagctaggattgaggcctgcctcacagacatctccgcctggatgaccgagcaccacctccagctgaacctcgccaaaacagaacttctcatcatcccggctaaaccctccgtctcccacgatctctcaatcaccctgggatctgcgacggtgaccccttcatcctctgccaggaaccttggggttaccatggacgacgagctctccctcacggcccacattgctgcggtctcccggtcgtgtagattcaccctctacaacatccggaagattaggagatacctgtctgagcactccacccagctgctagtccaagcacttgtcctctccaagttggactattgcaactcgctgctcgctggtctcccagcatgtgcaacccgccctcttcagaggattcagaatgcagcggcccgcctggtctacaatctacccagacgctcccatgttaccccgctcctcatctctctccactggctacctatcatggcccgtatcagattcaagacactggtattgaccttccgagcagtgaacgggactgcacccgtctacatcaagtctctcctgcagccttacacccccacccgtcacctacggtcttcttcagacaaccgcctggttgtcccaccgctcaagaccgcccggtcccaacacaagctcttctcctgtctggccccccagtggtggaatcaactccccacctccatcagagacactgactgtctctccaccttcaagaaaaggctcaagacgcacttgttccgggattACAACGCTACtcaggaatggttcgcttgacccgatgttagtttcctcaaggatcacaatgactcttgctcagagacttgttgctcttgtggttagtggtaactgatttaaaattgtttgtactcgctgtgatttattgttttttattattgttgcttgtctgtttttgtttttttcccacaggtacacttgcacttatagcagttcatgttgtttaattgtaacttgtttaactacatgctcttatggttcttccctttggcacttactttggttgttcacaatgtgtgcttcatgttttggctactcgcaatgttttgtggctatctcgttgtttgatcagtgacctatgcactttgtaaagctctctcttggaagtcgctttggataaaagcgtctgctaaatgaataaatgtaatgtaatgtaatttatgcaacaacaaaaaacaccagGCTCATTGgttttccttccttctcctaTTTGATTGGTTAGACAGTCATATGACTGGAGTCACGTGATGGAGATACACTACGATAACACAATGTGCATCCCTGAACCATAGGAGCAGCCCACATATTCGTTATTATTAAAAAACAATTGTATTTCTCTGGAGCTGTGGGACAGTAATAGGCGTTAGACCAGAGGACATCGTGCACTAACGACAAGCCGGATAGTAGCCTACCTGACCATGTTTGCTCAGGCAGCTTTTGTTTGGCTGTGCGTCACTCTCCTGTTGTCAAAAACCGCCGCCCGGTATGAAGCGAACTGGGCCAGTTTGGATGCTAGGCCGTTACCGTCGTGGTACGACGAAGCGAAGTTTGGGATCTTTGTACACTGGGGAGTGTTCTCGGTACCAGGGTTCGGCAGCGAGTGGTTCTGGTGGCACTGGGAAGGACAACCAACGGACCCGAAGTATGTTGACTACATGAAACAGAACTATCCTCCAGGGTTCACCTATGCCGAGTTTGCGCCCCAGTTCCAAGCCCAGTTCTTTGACCCGGAGGAATGGGCCGATATATTTCAATCTTCCGGTGCCAAGTGAGTCAATTCTTTCCGTGTTTATATTCTTGCTtccaaattacaaattaaacggAAAGACTTTGCCAGATCCCGCAAGTTATACGAAATTCATCTGTGATTTCAGGTACGTGGTTCTAACCGCCAAACATCACGAGGGCTTCACAAACTGGCAGTCTCCATACTCGTGGAATTGGAATTCCGTCGACACCGGGCCACACCGAGACCTTGTCGGTGACTTGGGAGAGGCAGTACGCAACAGGTATAAACAAACTTTTTCTCATATATATTTGGGATTTTATCGATGTTTTAGGTAATTGTCagtcacaacacaaccacagaaATAATGTTAACTATTATTTTACGGATTTGTGTTACTTTTCCGCCACACCCAGGTCGTTGCACTACGGACTCTACAATTcactgtttgaatggtttcatCCCCTATACCTGGCAGACAAAGCGAATGGCTTCAAAACTCAAGACTTTGTTTTCCATAAGCTGCTGCCAGAGCTTTACAACATGGTTATAAGGTAAAAGACACCCTAAAATTACGTtacactagtgcacagtgcccgtgataaaattggtggcacacacacacagattcctggaattgtaTATAGGGCACAATGCCCACAATGAtgttggtggcacacacagatttctggaattatagacagtttagtgcccgtgatgcagctggtgatgacagttcttctcagtggctttggtacctatatttcccAGATtgcaattgaaattctctgtctctgaagtacttgttcaacctccacacagtagcggactggccatcgggagcaccgggagaattcccggtgggccgagACACTTCTGGGCTGGAGGACTGCTTGCCTTATAATTGAACTAACTACTAATAAAAATGTCGGCAGAAGATAGTGACACGGTTGGCcggcccccctttcccccaggCCGGTTGGCCTATTCCAAATGAATGTCTGTGCAGCCCTTAGCCCCGCCCCCTTTGTCTTGCTTACACATGACAGTGACACTGACAGATCAAAAGCTAGCATGTTACATGCTGAGTGTTGtgcaggtaccacacacacgcacgttacATGCTGAGTGTTGTGCAGGTACCAGCCGGAGCTGATCTGGTCTGATGGTGACTGGGAGGCCCCTGACACCTACTGGAACTCCACACACTTCCTGGCCTGGCTCTACAACGACAGCCCTGTAAAGGTGcagaacactacacacacctgctgcataCACACCTGCTGCATACACACCTGCTGCATACACACCTGCTATATACACAcctgatatacacacacctgctataTACACACCTGATATACACACCTGCTATATAAACACCTGCTATATACACACCTGCTATACACAAACCTGCTATATACACACCTGCTGCATACACACCtgctatacacacacctgctgcataCACACCTGCTATATACACACCTGCTGCATACACACCtgctatacacacacctgctacacacacacctgctacacgCTAAGTTTGCTAGTTATTTTGGCACCCTGATAAAAGTCCTTGGTCTAACCTGGTTACCCCAGCAGAAAGGTTGTGGATCTGCCCCTGATACCTaccacacagagatacagcaATACATTGTGGATCACATCAATTTCATTGTAATTTACTGTGTTTGTGGTCGCCGTAAAAGGTAATCATTTAGGTTATTTCTTCAGCATGATTGGTGATTGGATTGTATTTGTATCCATCATCCTCCAGGACACCATTGTGACCAATGACAGGTGGGGGGCGGGCTGCTCCTGCAAACATGGCGGCTACTATAACTGTGCAGACAAGTACACGCCAGGAGTCCTGCCCAATCACAAGTGGGAGAAGTGCACGTCTGTGGACACCGCCTCCTGGGGTTACCGTAGAAACATGAAGATGTTTGAGCTGATGGACCTGCCTAGTATTATACAGGTGTGGGTTCGTGtgggctctctttctctctcattcttgccCTGTCAATCATTATTCCTTTTACACAGGGCCTGCAGGGCAGCTTATGCTCACACatccagggtttttcctgctcAGGTGGTGGGTCGTAAAACCCCCCACCCGGCTCTGACTTAACTACGTTTCTTTAGGGGGCACTCACAAACACCATGCTTCTGACAATCAGATGCATATCAGGCCTGTTTTCCTCTTGAACATCCTAATTTTTAAATGACaattaaatgaaaatgaaatgaaatttgAATGGCGTTTCACTCGCACTGTTGTAACATGTGTTCACCTTGCTACTTCGTGTCAGGCTCGTTTCTTGAagtaagaaataataataattttctCTTGTCAATGATCTGTCAAAGACAAGAACAATGAATCACCTCTAAACAACTAGAGTTCAGGCAGGTGATTTTAGTCTGTGAAAGTTTGCTTAACTAGGTTGGTCTTCGTCTTCtacgggttagggttagcagggttagggttagcaggtGAGCGTTATAAACtaactagggttagggttagcaggtGAGCATTATAAACTAACTAGCGGCGCGGGCTTGTGGGTTGGCCGAATTACAGCAATACGGggacttttttttaaagggataGAATCCTGAGGCGGGGGCCACCTTATCTTTTTCAacgcaggaaaaaccctgacaTCCCTTCTTCTGTTTGTTCATTGCTGTTGATTTTAAAACAGGACCTGGTGACCACGGTTGCCCTGGGAGGTAACTACCTGCTGAACGTGGGCCCCACCCCAGACGGGATGCTGCCCCCCCTGTttgaggagaggctgaggggcaTGGGGGCCTGGCTGGGGGTCAACGGGGACGCCATCTACGGCTCCCAACCCTGGAGGGTGCAGATGGAGAACACCTCCCTGCCAAtctggtgagggggaggggggagggggagaagggattaGGGACTCACTGGGAGAGACCCTCTGATggcttctgtttgtgtgtgtgtctctcccctccctccccctcctctcaggtaTACTTCTAAAGGGACCAGTGTGTATGCCTTTCTTCTCACCAAGCCTCCGACAGCAACACTCAAGCTGTCTGCACCCCTGACCAGCGAGACCACCACAGTAAGCTTCATCAACATTATTGTGCACGACATCTGTATTGCTACAGTGTTGACCTGTGACCATGCAGGGCCAGGCCCTAACCCTGAGCTATAGTGTTGACCTTTAACCCTGCACCTGGTGACCCTGCAGGGCCAGGGCCTGAGCTATAGTGTTGACCTTTAACCCTGTACCAGGTGACCCTGCAGGGCCAGCCTCTGAGCTATAGTGTTGACCTTTAACCCTGTACCAGGTGACCCTGCAGGGCCAGCCTCTGAGCTATAGTGTTGACCTTTAACCCTGTACCAGGTGACCCTGCAGGGCCAGGGCCTGAGCTgggctcccctgctcccctcggGCCTCATCGTGTTGCTGCCTGAGCTACCCTTCACCCCCGGCCAGGCCTGGATGCTGCGGCTGGATAGTGTGCAGTAGATCCACCTGGAGGCTGCAGCACCAGCGTCTGGTACTGCTGCCTCAGTCAGACTGACCTGATGATGGGGTACCAGCAACTAGGACGACAGTCTGGTGGCTGTGCAGGTGTGAGAGTCCTCACATGCTCACAGGGATCAAACAAGGATCACATTTGTCAGTAGTTTAATTGTACTGCGATGCTCTGAATGAGTCAGATTCATATTTTTATGACTTTGTCACTCTCCCTAGTCCTTTTTGAAAAGCCTTTGATTGTTAATTGCGATGTTTTAATCAGCCGATGGTTGTTTTAATCAGAAGATGGTTGTTTTAATCAGAAGATGGTTGTTTTAATCAGAGGATGGGTGTGAATGAAGGTTTTAGGTTTAGTGGTGTTCTCACAGGCTTCACTTTATCTTTCACTTCTCTGTGGGCAAAATTgggttttaaaatgtttttgcaTAAAgaaattatatattatatttgacaattttttaaaatatttacaataaaaaaaaaacatttttcagtAACGGGTGGGTGGTTTCCTATTTAGCAGAAGAGGTGTGTTGGGTTTTAAAGACTGACTGGTTATGAGGCTTCATGATGTAGGGTCAGGTCATACTGATATAGGGTCAAGTCATACTGATGTAGGGTCAGGTCATACTGATATAGGGTCAGGTCATACTGATGTAGGGTCAGGTCATACTGATATAGAGTCAAGTCATACTGATGTAGGGTCAGGTCATACTGATATAGGGTCAAGTCATACTGATGTAGGGTCAGGTCATACTGATATAGAGTCAGGTCATACTGATGTAGGGTCAGATCATACTGATGTAGGGTCAGGTCATACTGATGTAGGATTCATACTGATGTATGAGTCATACTGATGTAGGAGTCATACtgatgtgggagtcaggtggctgagcggtgagggaatcgggctagtaatccgaaggttgccagttcgattcccggtcatgccaactgacgttgtgtccttgggcaaggcacttcaccctacttgccttggggggaatgtccctgtatttactgtaagtcgctctggataagagcgtctgctaaatgactaaatgtaaatgtaaatgatgtaaGAGTCAGGTCATACTGGATTCAGGGATTCAACTTGAAAGAAAAACCAAGACAAACACGTATCCTTTTTAATTTCACTCGCTAAAAATAGCTTTATAATAATCATATTAATAGTAATAATAGAAGCCATTAGAAAATGTTGGACAACGGTTGCCAGGGATACATTCTGTGTTGGGTAAACCACATCACAGTGTGCCATTTCTCTGGTTTCAGCTAGCAGTGTTTTCTACATATCTATCTCAGTAAACATTGATCAATAAATTAATATCATTATATATGTACAAAAGAAAGAGATATACACAAGACACCAAACATAAATTatgattaatactttaactgtgCTACACTCTCTCCCATTGGTTGGGACATCTTCAGGCCACCCCCTGTGGAGCTCTCGACCAATCAGGATGGGTTTTTTCATGCATCTGTGCATCCATTGGTGGCTTAAACAGGTTCTTCACTATGGCATCACTATTGCTATATCCTCCTGTCACTCCacttaacaaaacaaaaatcagATGATCAATTTTCAGACTAACATAAAAGACACTGACACTGTTTGGTGAGCACATCTCCTAGCTTGGCACAGAGTCAAACGTGTATAAAAAATGAACTGCCATATTTTGAATCCAAAGAACAGTCTCT contains these protein-coding regions:
- the LOC134041097 gene encoding tissue alpha-L-fucosidase-like isoform X2; the encoded protein is MFAQAAFVWLCVTLLLSKTAARYEANWASLDARPLPSWYDEAKFGIFVHWGVFSVPGFGSEWFWWHWEGQPTDPKYVDYMKQNYPPGFTYAEFAPQFQAQFFDPEEWADIFQSSGAKYVVLTAKHHEGFTNWQSPYSWNWNSVDTGPHRDLVGDLGEAVRNRSLHYGLYNSLFEWFHPLYLADKANGFKTQDFVFHKLLPELYNMVIRYQPELIWSDGDWEAPDTYWNSTHFLAWLYNDSPVKDTIVTNDRWGAGCSCKHGGYYNCADKYTPGVLPNHKWEKCTSVDTASWGYRRNMKMFELMDLPSIIQDLVTTVALGGNYLLNVGPTPDGMLPPLFEERLRGMGAWLGVNGDAIYGSQPWRVQMENTSLPIWYTSKGTSVYAFLLTKPPTATLKLSAPLTSETTTVSFINIIVHDICIATVASL
- the LOC134041097 gene encoding tissue alpha-L-fucosidase-like isoform X1, which gives rise to MFAQAAFVWLCVTLLLSKTAARYEANWASLDARPLPSWYDEAKFGIFVHWGVFSVPGFGSEWFWWHWEGQPTDPKYVDYMKQNYPPGFTYAEFAPQFQAQFFDPEEWADIFQSSGAKYVVLTAKHHEGFTNWQSPYSWNWNSVDTGPHRDLVGDLGEAVRNRSLHYGLYNSLFEWFHPLYLADKANGFKTQDFVFHKLLPELYNMVIRYQPELIWSDGDWEAPDTYWNSTHFLAWLYNDSPVKDTIVTNDRWGAGCSCKHGGYYNCADKYTPGVLPNHKWEKCTSVDTASWGYRRNMKMFELMDLPSIIQDLVTTVALGGNYLLNVGPTPDGMLPPLFEERLRGMGAWLGVNGDAIYGSQPWRVQMENTSLPIWYTSKGTSVYAFLLTKPPTATLKLSAPLTSETTTVTLQGQGLSWAPLLPSGLIVLLPELPFTPGQAWMLRLDSVQ